In Corynebacterium guangdongense, one DNA window encodes the following:
- a CDS encoding response regulator transcription factor, translated as MTITVAAVDDHGATLVGISHALRGRDDIEYLGGFTSPHEIEAVGVPDVVLLDLRLHDSSDPFINATTLTELGCRVLVYSSLESPYLIRRALLAGVHGVLDKSADVQELAEAIRTIATEGTYASANWASVIDSDGRFAEDSLSPRQREVLELYASGESARRVASLLGISQETVNDYLDRIRLKYSVTGRNAVTKIDMLLRAQEDGYLPGPTDPRPIDT; from the coding sequence ATGACGATCACAGTGGCCGCAGTCGACGACCATGGCGCCACCCTGGTGGGCATCTCCCACGCGCTGCGTGGCCGGGACGACATCGAGTACCTCGGCGGGTTCACCTCCCCGCACGAGATCGAGGCCGTGGGGGTGCCCGACGTGGTGCTCCTGGATCTGCGCCTCCACGACTCCTCGGACCCCTTCATCAACGCGACCACCCTGACGGAGCTGGGATGCCGGGTGCTGGTCTATTCCTCATTGGAATCCCCCTACCTCATCCGCCGGGCGCTGCTGGCCGGCGTGCACGGCGTCCTGGACAAGTCCGCGGACGTCCAGGAGCTCGCCGAAGCCATCCGGACGATCGCGACGGAAGGCACCTACGCCAGCGCCAACTGGGCGTCGGTCATTGACTCGGACGGGCGCTTCGCCGAGGACTCGCTCTCCCCCCGCCAGCGCGAGGTGCTGGAGCTCTACGCCTCCGGAGAATCCGCCCGGCGCGTCGCCAGCCTGCTGGGGATCTCACAGGAGACCGTCAACGACTACCTGGATCGCATCCGCCTCAAGTACTCCGTGACCGGCCGCAACGCGGTGACCAAGATCGACATGCTCCTGCGCGCCCAGGAGGACGGGTACCTGCCCGGCCCGACCGACCCCCGGCCGATCGACACATGA
- the ald gene encoding alanine dehydrogenase yields MLIGCPRETKNNESRVALTPAGTRELCKQGHDVIVETTAGAASGYADQDYVRAGARIVDTAAEAWAAEMVLKVKEPQDAELAFLRPDLLLVTYLHLAAEPAVTRALRESGTTAFGYECVTGDRGLPLLSPMSEVAGRLAVQVGAYHLMSPLGGSGILMAGVPGTQPAKVTIIGGGIAGEAAARMAGGLGADVRLLDINLERLREISNLYGNDVNTLASNEYSIAENVAESDLVIGSVLIPGAAAPKLVTSEMIAQMRPGSVLVDIAIDQGGCFEGSRPTTHEDPTFTVDGKVFYCVGNMPGAVPRTSTAALTNATLPYVSALAGGWREAIAANHHLADGLNTYADRIVHPAVAETYGVEPMTIAEVLR; encoded by the coding sequence ATGCTGATCGGCTGCCCCCGAGAAACGAAGAACAACGAATCCCGTGTGGCGCTCACACCCGCCGGCACCCGGGAACTGTGCAAGCAGGGCCACGACGTCATCGTGGAGACGACGGCGGGCGCGGCGTCCGGGTATGCGGACCAGGATTACGTGAGGGCCGGGGCACGCATCGTCGACACCGCCGCCGAGGCCTGGGCCGCCGAGATGGTGCTCAAGGTCAAGGAACCGCAGGACGCGGAGCTCGCCTTCCTTCGCCCCGACCTGCTTTTGGTCACCTACCTGCATCTGGCGGCCGAGCCCGCGGTCACCCGCGCGCTGCGCGAGTCCGGAACCACCGCCTTCGGTTACGAGTGCGTCACCGGCGACCGGGGCCTGCCCCTGTTGTCGCCGATGAGTGAGGTCGCTGGCCGACTGGCGGTCCAGGTCGGCGCATATCACCTGATGTCCCCGCTGGGCGGGTCCGGAATCCTCATGGCCGGTGTCCCGGGCACCCAGCCGGCCAAGGTCACCATTATCGGCGGCGGCATCGCCGGCGAAGCGGCCGCCCGCATGGCCGGCGGCCTCGGCGCCGACGTGCGGCTGCTGGACATCAACCTGGAGCGACTGCGCGAGATCTCGAACCTCTACGGCAACGACGTCAACACCCTGGCCTCCAACGAGTACTCCATCGCCGAGAACGTCGCGGAGTCCGATCTGGTCATCGGCTCGGTCCTCATCCCCGGCGCCGCGGCCCCGAAGCTGGTGACCAGCGAGATGATCGCCCAGATGCGCCCGGGCTCAGTGCTCGTCGACATCGCCATCGATCAGGGCGGCTGCTTCGAGGGGTCGCGCCCGACCACCCACGAAGACCCCACGTTCACCGTCGACGGCAAGGTGTTCTACTGCGTCGGCAACATGCCGGGCGCCGTCCCCCGCACCTCGACCGCCGCGCTGACCAACGCGACGCTGCCTTACGTCAGCGCCTTGGCAGGGGGCTGGCGTGAGGCCATCGCGGCTAACCACCACCTCGCGGACGGGCTAAACACCTATGCTGACCGCATCGTGCACCCGGCGGTGGCCGAGACCTACGGCGTCGAGCCGATGACCATCGCGGAGGTCCTCCGCTAG
- a CDS encoding Ltp family lipoprotein: protein MRPTTSASSALAVTSGTSAPQAVAERQAAYADADTAGIGVAEGNALRSAESYLRYSEFSKVGLYEQLLYEGYTESESQYGVDNVSADWNQQALGTAESYLAYSGFSAGGLAEQLAYEEFTPEQITYVMNNVSADWNAEAAEKAASYMEYSAFSASGLYDQLIFEEVTPEQAQHGVTSVGL, encoded by the coding sequence GTGAGGCCGACGACCAGCGCTTCTTCCGCACTCGCAGTCACCTCGGGCACCAGCGCTCCGCAGGCAGTCGCGGAACGCCAGGCAGCCTACGCCGACGCGGACACCGCCGGGATTGGTGTCGCAGAAGGCAACGCGTTGCGCTCCGCCGAGTCCTACCTCCGGTACTCGGAATTCTCCAAGGTAGGACTCTACGAGCAGCTGCTCTACGAGGGATACACAGAGTCCGAGTCCCAGTACGGCGTCGACAACGTCTCCGCAGACTGGAACCAGCAGGCGCTGGGGACCGCGGAGAGCTACCTCGCCTATTCCGGTTTCTCCGCCGGAGGGTTGGCCGAGCAGCTGGCATACGAGGAATTCACCCCGGAACAGATCACCTACGTGATGAACAACGTCTCCGCCGACTGGAACGCGGAGGCCGCGGAAAAGGCGGCCAGTTACATGGAGTACTCGGCGTTCTCGGCTTCCGGGCTCTACGACCAGCTGATCTTCGAGGAGGTCACACCGGAGCAGGCCCAGCACGGGGTGACCAGCGTAGGCCTGTAG
- the leuC gene encoding 3-isopropylmalate dehydratase large subunit, giving the protein MSADNVATQKLTLAEKVWRDHVVSAGENGEPDLIYIDFQLLHEVTSPQAFDGLRMAGRPMRHPEQHLATEDHNVPTEGIVTGSLLEIKEKTSRLQVETLRDNCAEFGVRLHSMGDRQQGIVHTVGPQLGITQPGMTIVCGDSHTSTHGAFGAMAFGIGTSEVEHVMATQTLSLKPFKTMAVEIDGELQPDVTSKDVILAIIAKIGTGGGQGHVIEFRGEAIKKLSMEARMTICNMSIEAGARAGMIAPDQKTFDYVEGREFAPKGADWDEAVAYWKTLPTDEGAEFDTVVHLDANELTPFVTWGTNPGQGVGLGETVPGPEDAEDENDRIAIERALEYMDLTPGTPMRDIKIDTVFLGSCTNARIEDLRTAAEVVKGRTIASDTRMLVVPSSAEVKIQAEEEGLDKIFTEFGAEWRTAGCSMCLGMNPDQLAPGERSASTSNRNFEGRQGPGGRTHLVSPLVAAATAVKGHLASPSDL; this is encoded by the coding sequence TTGTCCGCAGACAACGTTGCGACCCAGAAGCTGACCCTCGCCGAGAAGGTGTGGCGCGACCACGTCGTCTCCGCCGGCGAGAACGGTGAGCCCGACCTGATCTACATCGACTTCCAGCTCCTCCACGAAGTGACCAGCCCCCAGGCCTTCGACGGACTGCGCATGGCCGGCCGTCCCATGCGCCACCCGGAGCAGCACCTGGCCACCGAGGACCACAACGTCCCCACCGAGGGCATCGTCACCGGCTCCCTGCTGGAGATCAAGGAGAAGACCTCCCGCCTCCAGGTCGAGACCCTGCGCGACAACTGCGCCGAGTTCGGCGTGCGACTGCACTCCATGGGCGATCGCCAGCAGGGCATCGTCCACACCGTCGGCCCGCAGCTGGGCATCACCCAGCCGGGCATGACCATTGTCTGCGGCGACTCCCACACCTCCACCCACGGCGCCTTCGGCGCCATGGCCTTCGGTATCGGCACCTCCGAGGTCGAGCACGTCATGGCCACACAGACCCTCTCCCTCAAGCCGTTCAAGACCATGGCCGTCGAGATCGACGGGGAGCTGCAGCCGGACGTGACCTCCAAGGACGTCATCCTGGCGATCATCGCCAAGATCGGCACCGGCGGCGGGCAGGGCCACGTCATCGAGTTCCGCGGCGAGGCCATCAAGAAGCTGTCGATGGAAGCCCGGATGACCATTTGCAACATGTCCATCGAGGCGGGCGCCCGCGCCGGCATGATCGCCCCGGACCAGAAGACCTTCGACTACGTCGAGGGCCGCGAGTTCGCCCCCAAGGGCGCCGACTGGGACGAGGCGGTCGCCTACTGGAAGACCCTGCCCACCGACGAGGGCGCCGAATTCGACACCGTCGTCCACCTCGACGCCAACGAGCTGACCCCCTTCGTCACCTGGGGCACCAACCCGGGCCAGGGCGTCGGCCTGGGCGAGACCGTCCCCGGCCCGGAGGACGCCGAGGACGAGAACGACCGCATCGCCATCGAGCGTGCGCTGGAGTACATGGACCTGACACCGGGCACCCCGATGCGCGACATCAAGATCGACACCGTCTTCCTCGGCTCCTGCACTAACGCCCGCATCGAGGACCTCCGCACCGCCGCCGAGGTGGTCAAGGGCCGCACCATCGCCTCCGACACCCGCATGCTGGTCGTGCCCTCCTCCGCCGAGGTCAAGATCCAGGCCGAGGAGGAGGGGCTGGACAAGATCTTCACCGAGTTCGGCGCCGAATGGCGCACCGCCGGCTGCTCCATGTGCCTGGGCATGAACCCGGACCAGCTGGCGCCGGGGGAGCGCTCCGCCTCCACCTCCAACCGCAACTTCGAGGGCCGGCAGGGCCCGGGCGGCCGCACCCACCTGGTCAGCCCGCTCGTCGCCGCCGCCACCGCCGTCAAGGGCCACCTGGCCAGCCCGTCCGATCTGTAA
- the leuD gene encoding 3-isopropylmalate dehydratase small subunit, with translation MEKFTTHTGVGVPLQASNVDTDQIIPAVYLKRVSRTGFEDGLFANWRRKEDFVLNQDAYRNGSVLVTGADFGTGSSREHAVWALQDYGFKAVFSPRFADIFRGNAGKAGLLAGIMSEGDVELLWKQMQENPGLELTVSLQDRTVTAGDSVYSFEIDDYTRWRLMEGLDDIGLTLRKAEEITAFEARRPSWKPAVR, from the coding sequence ATGGAAAAGTTCACCACCCACACCGGCGTCGGCGTGCCGCTGCAGGCCTCCAACGTCGACACCGACCAGATCATCCCGGCCGTCTACCTCAAGCGCGTCTCCCGCACGGGCTTCGAGGACGGGCTCTTCGCCAACTGGCGTCGCAAGGAGGACTTCGTCCTCAACCAGGACGCCTACCGGAACGGCTCCGTGCTGGTCACCGGCGCCGACTTCGGCACCGGCTCCTCGCGTGAGCACGCCGTCTGGGCGCTGCAGGACTACGGCTTCAAAGCCGTGTTCAGCCCCCGCTTCGCCGACATCTTCCGCGGCAACGCCGGCAAGGCCGGCCTGCTCGCGGGCATCATGTCCGAGGGCGACGTCGAGCTGCTGTGGAAGCAGATGCAGGAGAACCCGGGCCTGGAGCTGACCGTCTCCCTTCAGGACCGCACCGTCACCGCCGGCGACAGCGTCTACTCCTTCGAGATCGACGACTACACCCGCTGGCGCCTGATGGAGGGCCTCGACGACATCGGCCTGACCCTGCGGAAGGCCGAGGAGATCACCGCCTTCGAGGCACGGCGCCCGTCCTGGAAGCCGGCCGTTCGCTAA
- a CDS encoding multidrug effflux MFS transporter: MNTRKDRLSWGLLSAIALLSASGPFAIDMYVPAMPLIATDLDTTAAMVALTLSGFVAGLAVGQLVAGPLSDGLGRKKLLVPSVLLALLAAVLAAVAPTIGVLIGARFIHGLASGACVVLARAVIPDLLEGPAATRSFSLMMSVQTIAPIVAPVVGGFLVGPVGWRGLMWVLAGICAVQLVVALRFIPETLPPQRRSPNTVAGVLGNFRYVLASAPYRGFLVAFAFSFTTMFAYIAASSFVVQGQLGYSVRFYSLMFGVNAVGLLLANMLNAWLATRIRIQTTLKAAMLILILASGGILLFFALGTWPDPVFFILLFIGICQVGVLLPSLMSMGQQEVRERAGSASALMGFFQFGLSALIGPLVGVGANQGMTMAAGMLISSLIAAGGLSYGLLRHRD, from the coding sequence ATGAACACAAGGAAGGACAGACTGTCCTGGGGACTGTTGTCCGCGATCGCCCTCCTGTCGGCCTCCGGGCCCTTCGCCATCGACATGTACGTGCCGGCGATGCCGCTCATCGCCACGGACCTGGACACCACGGCCGCCATGGTGGCGCTGACCCTGTCCGGTTTCGTGGCGGGCCTGGCGGTGGGCCAGCTGGTCGCCGGGCCGCTCTCCGACGGGCTGGGCCGCAAGAAGCTGCTCGTGCCGAGCGTCCTGCTGGCGCTGCTCGCCGCCGTCCTCGCGGCAGTGGCCCCGACCATCGGCGTACTCATCGGGGCCCGGTTCATCCACGGTCTGGCCTCCGGCGCCTGCGTGGTGCTCGCCCGGGCGGTGATCCCCGACCTGCTGGAGGGACCGGCCGCGACGCGCTCCTTCTCGCTGATGATGTCGGTGCAGACCATCGCCCCCATCGTGGCGCCGGTGGTGGGCGGCTTCCTCGTCGGCCCCGTCGGCTGGCGGGGGCTGATGTGGGTGCTCGCCGGCATCTGCGCCGTCCAGCTCGTGGTGGCGCTGCGCTTCATCCCGGAAACCCTGCCGCCGCAGCGGCGCAGCCCGAACACCGTGGCCGGGGTGCTCGGCAACTTCCGTTACGTCCTGGCCTCGGCTCCCTACCGCGGCTTCCTGGTCGCCTTCGCTTTCTCCTTCACGACGATGTTCGCCTACATCGCCGCCTCCTCCTTCGTCGTCCAGGGGCAGCTGGGCTACTCGGTGCGCTTCTACTCGCTGATGTTCGGCGTCAACGCGGTCGGTCTGCTGCTGGCCAACATGCTCAATGCATGGCTGGCCACCCGCATCCGGATTCAGACCACGCTCAAGGCGGCGATGCTCATCCTCATCCTCGCCAGCGGCGGCATTCTGCTTTTCTTCGCCCTGGGCACCTGGCCGGACCCGGTGTTCTTCATCCTGCTCTTCATCGGCATCTGCCAGGTGGGCGTCCTGCTGCCCTCGCTGATGTCGATGGGCCAGCAGGAGGTCCGCGAGCGCGCCGGGTCGGCCTCGGCACTGATGGGATTCTTCCAGTTCGGCCTCTCGGCGCTCATCGGCCCGCTGGTCGGCGTCGGCGCCAACCAGGGGATGACGATGGCCGCCGGCATGCTCATCAGCTCGCTGATCGCCGCCGGCGGCCTGTCCTACGGACTGCTCAGGCACCGCGACTAG
- a CDS encoding IclR family transcriptional regulator has product MGQYSAVSGIQVIDRAVMIVDAVAVAPLTLNELCESTGLPRATTHRLATALEAHRILSRTGDGRWTTGSWLASFASPERSRLLDAAQSVMIELVATTGESVQLYQLTGTTRTCVAAEEPATGLHNTVPVGSQLPLSQGSAAKVFVAFSPEDARRRLLDDAHWSAEELTRVRAAGLAESVAEREVGLASLSAPVLDHEGELVAVLSVSGPAERLKPAPANVWGAELGAAARALSEQL; this is encoded by the coding sequence ATGGGACAGTATAGCGCAGTTTCCGGGATTCAGGTCATCGACCGGGCGGTGATGATCGTCGACGCCGTCGCCGTGGCCCCGCTGACGCTCAACGAACTCTGCGAGTCCACCGGCCTCCCCCGCGCCACCACGCACCGCCTCGCCACCGCGCTCGAGGCCCACCGCATCCTCTCCCGCACCGGGGACGGCCGCTGGACCACGGGTTCCTGGCTGGCCTCCTTCGCCTCCCCGGAGCGCTCCCGGCTCCTCGACGCCGCCCAGTCCGTCATGATCGAGCTCGTCGCCACCACCGGCGAAAGCGTGCAGCTCTACCAGCTCACGGGAACCACCCGCACCTGCGTCGCGGCCGAGGAGCCGGCCACCGGCCTGCACAATACCGTGCCCGTCGGCTCCCAGCTGCCACTGAGCCAGGGTTCCGCGGCCAAGGTCTTCGTCGCCTTCTCCCCCGAGGACGCCCGCCGTCGGCTGCTTGACGACGCCCACTGGTCCGCCGAGGAACTCACCCGGGTGCGCGCCGCCGGCCTGGCCGAATCGGTCGCCGAGCGCGAGGTCGGCCTGGCCAGCCTCTCGGCCCCGGTGCTCGACCACGAGGGTGAACTCGTCGCCGTGCTCTCCGTCTCCGGGCCGGCCGAACGCCTCAAGCCTGCCCCGGCGAACGTGTGGGGCGCCGAACTCGGAGCCGCCGCCCGAGCCCTGTCCGAGCAGCTCTAG